From the genome of Arcobacter sp. F2176, one region includes:
- a CDS encoding AAA family ATPase, translated as MISRFYLENYLSFQKVDLEFEKGLIVFTGPSGAGKSILMDAFLALFGIKEAKADLSETTIGDSGISYEEFGIEEDDEIIIKELKKDKVRYFLNSQSISKKSLTLFANNLVKHLHLKDNSDFDSIRLVRFLDRLSASNDTNFESVLKEYKESFSELSTISSQLKKINDDESKLEELKEFAKYEIEKIESINPKVDEYEELNEIKKRLAKKDKIEEAILMAKGIFEFRTSVSKALDTMDKDSSFFDEAINELENIFENFSDSLSELEELDIESVLDRIEKLSSLQKRFGSIKEAIEYKEQKQAELDSYDNISFEKTILEKKVKVLTIKVEELASTLSVYRKSSAKVLEEKVNHYLKYLYLSNAKIYLKDKAIDALGKDEVVLDLNGVNLETISSGEFNRLRLALLTSISKFEILNNGILFLDEIDANLSGKESDAIATVLKELSKSYQIFAISHQPQLTAAANQHFFVDKQNGVSSVKILDGKGKIEEISRMISGENITKEAYEFAKNLVDSK; from the coding sequence ATGATTAGTAGATTTTATTTAGAAAATTACCTTTCATTTCAAAAAGTTGATTTGGAGTTTGAAAAGGGTTTGATAGTTTTTACAGGACCTTCTGGTGCTGGAAAGTCGATTTTGATGGATGCCTTTTTGGCTTTATTTGGAATAAAAGAGGCAAAAGCAGATTTAAGTGAAACAACTATTGGTGATTCTGGGATTTCTTATGAAGAGTTTGGAATAGAAGAAGATGATGAGATAATAATAAAAGAGTTAAAAAAAGACAAAGTAAGATATTTTTTAAACTCTCAAAGTATATCAAAAAAATCTCTTACACTATTTGCAAATAATTTAGTAAAACATCTTCATTTAAAAGATAATAGTGACTTCGATAGTATTAGATTAGTTAGATTTTTGGACAGATTAAGTGCTTCCAATGATACTAACTTTGAATCTGTATTAAAAGAGTATAAAGAGAGTTTTTCTGAACTTTCAACTATATCTTCACAACTAAAAAAGATAAATGATGATGAGTCAAAGCTAGAAGAGTTAAAAGAGTTTGCAAAATATGAAATAGAAAAGATTGAATCAATAAATCCCAAAGTTGATGAATATGAAGAACTAAACGAGATAAAAAAAAGACTAGCTAAAAAAGACAAAATTGAAGAAGCTATTTTGATGGCAAAAGGTATCTTTGAATTCAGAACAAGCGTTTCAAAAGCCTTAGATACTATGGATAAAGATAGCTCATTTTTTGATGAAGCAATTAATGAATTAGAAAATATATTTGAGAATTTTAGTGATTCTTTATCTGAGTTAGAAGAGTTAGATATAGAATCTGTTTTAGATAGAATTGAAAAACTTTCTTCTTTGCAAAAAAGATTTGGCTCTATAAAAGAAGCAATAGAATATAAAGAACAAAAACAAGCAGAATTGGACTCTTATGATAATATCTCTTTTGAAAAAACAATTCTAGAAAAAAAAGTAAAAGTATTGACTATAAAAGTGGAAGAATTAGCTTCTACTTTAAGTGTTTATAGAAAAAGTAGTGCTAAAGTTTTAGAAGAAAAAGTTAATCATTATTTGAAATATTTATATCTTTCAAATGCAAAAATATACTTAAAAGATAAAGCAATTGATGCTTTAGGAAAAGATGAAGTTGTTTTGGATTTAAATGGTGTTAATTTAGAAACAATTAGTTCAGGAGAGTTCAATAGACTAAGACTTGCACTTTTAACTTCTATTAGTAAATTTGAGATTTTAAACAATGGGATTTTATTTTTAGATGAGATTGATGCAAACCTAAGTGGAAAAGAAAGTGATGCTATTGCAACGGTTTTAAAAGAGTTGTCAAAATCATACCAAATATTTGCAATATCTCACCAACCACAATTAACAGCAGCTGCTAATCAACACTTTTTCGTAGATAAACAAAATGGTGTTTCAAGTGTAAAAATACTTGATGGCAAAGGTAAAATAGAAGAAATCTCTAGAATGATAAGTGGAGAAAATATTACAAAAGAAGCATATGAGTTTGCAAAAAATTTAGTGGATTCTAAGTAA